The following coding sequences are from one Halobacteriovorax sp. JY17 window:
- a CDS encoding chemotaxis protein CheW, translated as MESLKEELNELTSSNNEKMIFGSFVVGEMEIALNVKLVQEVVNFPESLTKMPLPTPFLEGIFNLRGAIIPIVNLKELLSLGNSHITGSEKVAIVECSGAKIGLVFDSTSEILRVSSSDIINSREEQEQNQYMSGCIKVKEDSRILHVLNVDSLVNISNLSDIITKQKISSGVLTHKEFQRNMKKCIAFAIGSLNLSFEITGINEVIKVTELKESHIQCDLCLGIVELRGLVIPIIDINYFLEGEGYIHGEIEDQKIILLKNEGVSIGLLVDSVENIQSYSTNDLMPIPILREKYKDIFIGCIASEDKENVILIDHNMILNDDEIIEISKGHDLIYNKDFKDENFERKKVINQSFISFKLGDMYGFEIGDIKEIINYSTGIVPSPGSSSYVKGMLNLRGDAVTIVDTRLLYSMEEIELDPEKAKILILEANSKLVGLIVDSLESIVTIDINSKIILPKIVTRDLESRLGSDLKEVITFNSGEEKDHVLTVLDVKNIAARF; from the coding sequence ATGGAAAGTTTAAAAGAAGAGCTGAATGAATTGACTTCGTCTAATAATGAAAAAATGATCTTTGGATCTTTTGTTGTTGGAGAAATGGAAATTGCTTTAAATGTAAAACTTGTTCAAGAAGTCGTAAACTTTCCAGAGTCTCTAACTAAAATGCCTCTGCCAACACCTTTCTTAGAAGGGATTTTTAATTTGCGCGGAGCAATCATTCCAATTGTTAATTTAAAAGAACTACTTTCTTTAGGGAATAGTCATATTACTGGTAGTGAAAAAGTTGCAATCGTAGAATGTTCAGGAGCTAAGATAGGACTTGTTTTTGATTCAACAAGTGAAATTCTTAGGGTCTCTTCTTCTGATATTATTAATTCGAGAGAAGAACAAGAGCAGAACCAGTACATGTCTGGATGTATCAAAGTGAAAGAAGACTCGCGGATTCTTCATGTCTTAAATGTAGATAGCTTAGTTAATATTTCAAACTTAAGCGATATCATTACCAAACAGAAAATTTCTTCTGGAGTTCTTACTCATAAAGAGTTTCAGCGTAATATGAAGAAGTGCATTGCTTTTGCTATTGGAAGTTTGAATTTAAGCTTCGAGATAACCGGAATCAATGAAGTCATTAAAGTAACAGAGCTTAAGGAGAGTCATATTCAATGTGATCTTTGTTTGGGAATAGTTGAATTGAGAGGTCTTGTTATTCCAATAATTGATATCAATTACTTTCTTGAAGGAGAAGGTTATATCCATGGTGAAATTGAAGACCAAAAAATAATTCTTTTAAAGAATGAGGGAGTATCGATTGGGCTTCTGGTAGATTCTGTCGAAAATATTCAATCGTATTCCACTAATGATTTAATGCCGATACCGATTTTAAGAGAAAAGTATAAGGACATCTTTATTGGATGCATTGCTAGTGAAGATAAGGAAAATGTGATTCTAATTGATCACAATATGATTTTAAATGATGATGAGATCATAGAGATTTCAAAGGGCCATGACTTAATTTATAACAAAGACTTTAAAGATGAGAATTTTGAAAGAAAGAAAGTTATTAATCAATCTTTTATTTCATTTAAGTTAGGAGATATGTACGGTTTTGAGATTGGAGATATTAAAGAAATTATCAACTATTCTACGGGGATTGTTCCAAGTCCTGGCTCATCATCTTATGTGAAGGGAATGCTCAATCTTAGAGGAGACGCAGTTACGATAGTTGATACGAGACTCTTGTATTCAATGGAGGAAATTGAATTAGACCCTGAGAAAGCCAAGATTCTGATTCTTGAGGCTAATTCTAAGCTGGTAGGGTTAATTGTTGATTCATTAGAAAGTATTGTGACCATTGATATTAACTCGAAGATAATTCTCCCTAAAATTGTCACAAGGGACTTAGAGAGTCGCCTCGGAAGCGATTTGAAAGAAGTTATCACATTCAATAGTGGAGAAGAGAAGGATCATGTTCTTACCGTGTTGGACGTGAAGAATATTGCAGCACGTTTTTAG
- a CDS encoding chemotaxis protein CheD: MSSRIVRVNIGEVKVGRGEELLKATLGSCVGISFFDTINKKCALAHCLLPESHEGYGIGAKYVNQAVESLVALMKVRDRDQREFIVSYAGGANMMGQIKLDKNNEIGERNLSALKLILKKYHFRVKEFDSGKNYGRQMSIDCKTGEVEVTRLAS, translated from the coding sequence GTGAGTTCTCGTATTGTTAGAGTTAATATTGGAGAAGTTAAAGTTGGAAGAGGAGAAGAACTCTTAAAGGCAACTCTTGGTTCATGTGTAGGGATTTCTTTCTTTGATACTATTAATAAGAAATGTGCTCTGGCCCATTGCCTCTTACCTGAGAGTCATGAGGGATATGGCATCGGTGCTAAATATGTTAATCAAGCAGTAGAGTCTCTTGTTGCACTAATGAAAGTAAGAGATAGAGATCAACGTGAGTTCATTGTCTCCTATGCTGGAGGCGCGAATATGATGGGGCAGATTAAGTTGGATAAAAATAACGAAATAGGTGAGAGAAACTTAAGCGCTTTAAAATTAATTTTAAAGAAGTACCACTTTAGAGTGAAAGAGTTTGATTCTGGAAAGAATTATGGCAGACAAATGTCAATAGATTGTAAAACAGGAGAAGTTGAAGTCACGAGACTCGCTTCATAG
- a CDS encoding CheR family methyltransferase — MESVIEELDESSLRNVISFVHSVTGITIPEHKRTMIQRRLQSRLKFHSLTSYKDYIKLAKASDDELTQFINMVTTNETNFFRTDRVWEYFENDYLPEFFKNHPGSTLSAWSAASSTGEEGYSIGMCCEDFKRKQPALFEYKVLGTDISSRVVDHATKGRYKGRSIDNFKIKRKEHCDRFFTASGEEYAISSVLKSRVKFKIHNLFDILAEKEMFDIVFLRNVLIYFSSKDQEIVLRNLDKKMNPGGILVIGESESLTKLKSNFEFVSPLIYKKKGLS; from the coding sequence ATGGAAAGCGTGATTGAAGAATTGGACGAGAGTTCACTTCGAAATGTCATTTCATTTGTTCACAGTGTTACGGGGATTACTATTCCTGAACACAAGAGAACAATGATACAAAGAAGACTTCAGTCGCGTTTGAAATTCCACTCTTTAACGAGTTATAAAGATTATATTAAATTGGCAAAAGCAAGTGATGACGAGCTTACACAATTTATTAATATGGTCACAACAAATGAAACGAACTTCTTTCGTACAGATAGAGTTTGGGAGTATTTTGAAAATGACTACTTACCAGAGTTTTTTAAAAATCATCCAGGTTCAACTTTAAGTGCTTGGTCTGCAGCTTCTTCTACAGGAGAAGAAGGGTACAGTATAGGAATGTGCTGTGAAGACTTTAAGAGGAAGCAACCCGCTTTGTTTGAATACAAAGTCCTTGGAACAGACATCTCTAGCCGTGTTGTTGATCATGCAACAAAGGGAAGATATAAAGGGCGCTCAATTGATAATTTTAAAATTAAGAGAAAAGAGCACTGTGATAGGTTTTTTACAGCGTCTGGTGAAGAGTACGCCATCTCTTCAGTGCTAAAGTCTAGAGTGAAATTTAAAATTCACAATCTCTTTGATATTCTCGCAGAAAAAGAAATGTTTGATATTGTTTTTCTCCGAAATGTTTTAATTTATTTCTCTTCGAAAGATCAAGAGATCGTTTTGAGAAATTTAGATAAGAAAATGAATCCTGGAGGAATTCTTGTCATTGGTGAGTCGGAGTCATTAACAAAGTTAAAATCAAACTTTGAGTTTGTTTCACCGCTAATTTATAAGAAGAAAGGTCTATCGTGA